A stretch of Macrobrachium rosenbergii isolate ZJJX-2024 chromosome 12, ASM4041242v1, whole genome shotgun sequence DNA encodes these proteins:
- the LOC136844261 gene encoding uncharacterized protein, whose translation MKATFPLVALILMTTMDYFAQVGAQETSTVREEVTEFPPKERLCESQCTDSSGRTGVCRESCQQGETQVGGNCPSQPSICKLLTICPDKPCVCCVREDKLPVFKESLCTGGRKGESGTCRKACLQGEKKIADTCGKITEDGIAGARVCCGKGDGITLSSLPAVFENITESP comes from the exons ATGAAGGCGACTTTCCCTTTGGTTGCTCTAATATTGATGACTACAATGGACTACTTTGCCCAg GTAGGAGCGCAAGAGACCAGCACAGTACGTGAGGAAGTGACGGAGTTTCCAC CTAAAGAAAGGCTCTGCGAGAGCCAATGCACTGACTCCTCTGGCAGGACGGGCGTCTGCAGGGAGAGTTGCCAACAAGGCGAAACTCAAGTAGGTGGCAACTGCCCTTCTCAGCCAAGCATTTGCAAACTACTGACAATCTGTCCAGACAAACCATGCGTCTGCTGCGTGAGGGAAGATAAACTTCCAGTCTTCAAAGAAAGCTTATGTACTGGCGGCCGTAAAGGTGAATCCGGCACTTGCAGGAAAGCGTGTTTgcaaggagagaagaaaatcgcCGACACTTGCGGAAAAATTACTGAAGACGGAATCGCTGGCGCTCGTGTTTGCTGCGGAAAAGGTGACGGAATTACTCTTTCCTCTCTTCCTGCAGTGTTTGAAAACATCACTGAGTCACCGTAG